A DNA window from Arachis duranensis cultivar V14167 chromosome 3, aradu.V14167.gnm2.J7QH, whole genome shotgun sequence contains the following coding sequences:
- the LOC107479425 gene encoding E3 ubiquitin-protein ligase RSL1: MSLQSPLNPQTGSNRRRRTAPIPPSNDVIDVDNFVFTPVTHKGTDKTTPISVEHYALDRDLQLAIAASLAVPLPHLINLSSDDDDDVSILAAKPENTPFGKRRKRDNNENEKGESSNSAPPFICKICTETKSLVESFCVTGCHHSYCNDCVILYVGSKLQENVINIRCPVPGCKGLLELEDCREILPKEVFDRWGMAMCEAVVVEGERFYCPFKDCSALMINDGRELVRQSECPNCRRLFCAQCKVAWHDGIGCDEFQTLNKDEREKEDIMLMNLAKTKKWRRCPMCKYYVEKSEGCMYMKCRCGYAFCYSCGALSNKNTHYCSSCKR, translated from the exons ATGAGCCTCCAGTCCCCTCTGAATCCCCAAACAGGATCAAACAGAAGGAGAAGGACTGCACCGATTCCCCCTTCCAACGATGTAATCGACGTTGACAATTTCGTCTTCACCCCAGTCACTCACAAGGGCACAGACAAGACCACACCCATCTCCGTCGAACACTACGCCCTAGACAGGGACCTCCAGCTCGCAATCGCCGCCTCCCTCGCTGTCCCGCTACCTCATCTCATCAACCTATCCTccgacgacgacgacgacgtCAGCATCCTCGCTGCAAAACCCGAAAATACCCCTTTCGGGAAACGAAGAAAGAGGGACAACAATGAGAACGAGAAAGGCGAGTCCTCCAACAGCGCCCCACCATTCATCTGCAAAATCTGCACCGAAACAAAGTCATTAGTGGAGTCTTTCTGCGTCACCGGTTGCCACCACTCTTACTGCAACGACTGTGTGATACTGTATGTTGGGTCGAAGCTTCAGGAGAATGTGATTAACATTCGGTGTCCGGTGCCAGGATGCAAGGGGCTTTTAGAGCTGGAAGATTGTCGTGAGATTCTCCCGAAGGAGGTTTTCGATCGATGGGGGATGGCCATGTGTGAGGCTGTGGTTGTTGAGGGTGAGAGATTCTATTGCCCTTTCAAGGACTGCTCAGCGCTTATGATCAACGACGGCCGAGAGTTGGTGAGGCAATCAGAGTGCCCTAACTGTCGGAGGCTGTTCTGTGCCCAGTGCAAGGTTGCTTGGCATGATGGGATTGGCTGCGACGAGTTTCAGACCCTGAATAAGGATGAGAGGGAGAAGGAGGATATTATGCTGATGAATCTGGCTAAAACCAAGAAGTGGAGGAGGTGCCCCATGTGCAAGTATTATGTTGAGAAATCTGAGGGCTGCATGTACATGAAATGCAG ATGTGGATATGCCTTCTGTTACAGCTGTGGAGCCCTTTCCAACAAAAATACCCACTATTGCAGCAGCTGCAAGCGTTAA